A single window of Granulicella mallensis MP5ACTX8 DNA harbors:
- a CDS encoding DUF5695 domain-containing protein has product MLTSPALSVKLLKYSGIVAQLTPKADATLDYTPGDRLKERSADTFYHLGDLDLRIRTAGATGWTDVSTAFHRAPVTVAASDDTHLVSDVTSSLPEGTPLKVVRTWAVEHGDLVLRFTVTNTAGVPVELGGVGIPMVFNNIMNGRTLDQSYRTCSFYDPYMGEDAGYVQVLRLSGVGPVLLVVPDGHTPFEEWKPIFDRRDRATGKGILGNDPTPRGTTFEGSYDWMVHSAGFAQTEWKDVSEWNPATSETLAPGKSATFGVRFLVAPDVRHIDATLAEHKRPVAIGVPGYILPQDVDARLFLRYGSAVRSIASEPADAVAIHDDGRNAAGLHAYTLRGKQWGRFRLVVTYADGTVQSIGYRTIKPEREAIADMGRFLFHQQWFDQPDDPFHRSPSIISYDNEAGRQVTQDSRVWIAGLSDEAGAGSWLAAAMKEYLEPDAEEVAKLESYVDGVLWGHLQNSEGDHKYGVHKSLFFYQPALVPGFTYDPSLNWKSWTSWDKKGADDVGRSYNYPHVVSAYWALYRTARNTKGLVVKHPWDWYLNQAYETSLAMVSQASYYTRYGQMEGTVFMRLLEDMRAEGWNEKADKLEAVMRRRADRWKGEPYPFGSEMPWDSTGQEEVYGWSRYFHNDDKADVTLNAILAYDPVIPSWGYNGSARRYWDFIYGGDSKYSRIERQLHHYGSGLNAIPLLEEYRAHPDDLYLLRAGYGGVMGPLSNIDEKGFASAAFHSFPDRMMFDPYTGDYGPNFFGHAINTGTFLTHDAAMGWICFGGNVEEHHGLVHATILDSSRNHLFIAPLGLWITLDAGHLASVDFDPAKKTVALHLAAASAAVPTARLRVKQTAAKLGWELSTKTSLDAGANVIPLGTGETTVVLQEKTM; this is encoded by the coding sequence ATGTTAACCTCTCCCGCTCTTAGCGTGAAGCTGCTCAAGTATTCGGGCATCGTCGCGCAACTGACGCCCAAGGCCGACGCGACGCTGGACTACACTCCAGGCGACCGCCTCAAAGAACGATCTGCCGATACCTTCTACCACTTAGGTGATCTCGATCTACGGATTCGCACCGCGGGTGCCACCGGATGGACAGATGTCTCCACTGCCTTCCACCGCGCGCCCGTCACGGTCGCGGCCTCCGATGACACGCACTTAGTCAGCGACGTTACATCGAGCCTGCCTGAGGGAACGCCTTTGAAGGTCGTCCGCACCTGGGCTGTCGAGCATGGTGACCTCGTGTTGCGCTTCACGGTTACGAATACCGCAGGCGTTCCTGTCGAGCTTGGTGGCGTCGGGATTCCGATGGTGTTCAACAACATCATGAACGGGCGCACGCTCGATCAGTCCTACCGCACGTGCAGTTTTTACGATCCCTACATGGGCGAAGACGCGGGCTACGTTCAGGTCCTACGGCTGAGCGGCGTTGGGCCGGTGCTGCTCGTCGTGCCTGACGGCCACACGCCGTTCGAGGAGTGGAAGCCCATCTTCGATCGCCGCGACCGCGCAACCGGAAAAGGCATCCTCGGCAACGATCCCACTCCGCGTGGTACGACCTTCGAAGGCTCGTACGACTGGATGGTGCACTCCGCCGGCTTTGCGCAGACGGAGTGGAAGGACGTCAGCGAATGGAATCCTGCAACCTCCGAGACGCTTGCTCCCGGAAAGAGCGCAACGTTTGGCGTCCGCTTTCTCGTCGCTCCGGATGTCCGTCATATCGACGCCACTCTCGCGGAGCACAAGCGTCCGGTCGCCATCGGTGTGCCCGGCTACATCCTGCCGCAGGACGTCGACGCACGGCTCTTCCTGCGCTACGGTTCGGCGGTACGTTCTATCGCGAGCGAACCTGCAGACGCCGTAGCCATCCACGATGATGGACGCAACGCTGCGGGTCTGCATGCGTATACGCTGCGCGGCAAGCAGTGGGGACGTTTCCGCCTGGTCGTCACCTATGCCGACGGCACGGTGCAGAGCATCGGCTATCGCACCATCAAGCCGGAGAGGGAAGCTATTGCGGATATGGGCCGCTTCCTCTTTCATCAGCAGTGGTTCGATCAGCCCGACGATCCGTTTCATCGCTCGCCCTCCATCATCAGTTACGACAATGAAGCCGGGAGACAGGTCACCCAGGACTCTCGCGTCTGGATTGCCGGTCTCAGCGATGAAGCAGGCGCCGGATCATGGCTCGCTGCGGCCATGAAGGAGTATCTCGAACCCGATGCGGAAGAGGTCGCCAAACTGGAGAGCTATGTCGACGGCGTGCTGTGGGGCCATCTGCAGAACAGTGAGGGAGATCACAAGTACGGCGTCCACAAGAGCCTCTTCTTCTATCAGCCCGCACTCGTGCCCGGCTTCACCTACGATCCCAGTCTGAACTGGAAGAGCTGGACAAGCTGGGATAAAAAGGGTGCCGATGACGTAGGCCGTTCTTACAACTATCCGCACGTGGTCTCCGCCTACTGGGCGCTCTACCGCACTGCGCGCAACACCAAGGGGCTTGTCGTGAAGCATCCCTGGGACTGGTATCTCAACCAGGCGTATGAGACCTCGCTGGCTATGGTCTCGCAGGCGTCTTACTATACGCGATACGGACAGATGGAAGGCACCGTGTTCATGCGTCTTTTGGAAGATATGAGGGCCGAAGGCTGGAACGAGAAAGCCGACAAACTGGAGGCCGTGATGCGCAGGCGAGCAGACCGCTGGAAGGGAGAACCTTATCCCTTTGGCAGCGAGATGCCGTGGGATTCCACCGGCCAGGAAGAGGTCTATGGCTGGTCACGTTACTTCCACAATGACGATAAGGCGGACGTGACGCTCAACGCAATTCTGGCCTACGATCCTGTCATTCCCAGCTGGGGCTACAACGGCAGCGCGCGGCGCTATTGGGACTTCATCTACGGCGGGGACAGTAAGTACTCGCGCATCGAACGGCAGCTTCATCACTATGGTTCAGGATTGAATGCGATTCCGCTACTCGAGGAGTATCGCGCACATCCGGACGATCTCTATCTGCTGCGCGCGGGGTATGGTGGCGTGATGGGACCGCTCTCTAACATCGATGAGAAGGGCTTTGCTTCGGCTGCGTTCCACTCGTTTCCTGACCGGATGATGTTCGACCCCTACACCGGAGACTATGGCCCGAACTTCTTCGGCCACGCCATCAATACGGGAACCTTCCTCACACATGATGCTGCGATGGGCTGGATCTGTTTTGGCGGCAACGTCGAGGAGCATCACGGTCTGGTTCACGCGACGATCCTCGACTCCTCGCGCAACCATCTCTTCATCGCGCCGCTGGGGCTTTGGATTACGCTCGATGCCGGTCATCTCGCCTCGGTAGACTTCGACCCTGCGAAAAAGACGGTAGCGCTGCATCTGGCTGCTGCGAGCGCCGCAGTCCCAACGGCGCGCCTGCGCGTGAAGCAGACCGCCGCAAAGCTTGGCTGGGAACTTAGTACGAAGACCAGCCTCGATGCGGGAGCCAATGTCATCCCACTGGGCACAGGGGAGACGACCGTTGTCTTGCAAGAGAAGACGATGTGA
- a CDS encoding DUF5695 domain-containing protein, with amino-acid sequence MSRSCFFRLCAFLAVPLCALGQSPSASPFQLKYTANGISSLQKVQDKYATDYIQSGHALGDVSIRYRAEGTDAWSEVSAASRHGNTGPYTISRLQPTLAGGAHVSASVRGPGARVLSAAFEPSTSHDIGAARFTWAEKKGTTEWVEYDFDQPEPVHSAEVFWAADAGRRMNTKLPVSWKVLYKVGDDWKEVSQAKQSPIAVDTFNQTTFQPVSTTGIRLEVQLAVDATAGILQWRLNGEPARMVVPVDDLQASETFEPVGDALVWSITVRNPTDRAVEIGDLSIGLPMNRHYVGDKTETYTKRVIQHGSIAGDGSYIYWMRTNAEGPYLVMTPASGTSLEYFEEVPTTRIYNAYIHAAASMTDLKAKGGNWRLPATHLVLAAKGKAGDSKTYSFRFRWAPDYDGVREVLYQEKLFDVAVVPGMTVPTDLDAEFSLHTRNTGLKIEAEHPEKTQITALGERGKDIRVYKVHFGKLGENMLRVNYGNGQYMALEFFATEPIETLFKKRAAFVVSHEQHTDTSKWYYGLFSQWDMKDHKLRSPDDLDGLQSYAVASDDTALGKSAFIAQKNIVYPSQKEISAVEDYISKYVWGGLQETTTEKYPYAIYGIPNWKVLRDSPDPGTKGQQHVWRIYDYPHVVLMYYNMYRVAKLYPETTKYLDSKGYLERAFGTAKAFFTVPMEVIKWSPYDTGTYNEIVIPDLIDALDQEGQHEEAAYLRGEWEKKVKFFINDHPYLYGSEYPYDTTGFESTAAMAKYAMARVQPPNAAPQAATLPGQAAFAREVKYDDAKQFLDGQFALNVASRGWLETAYYDMGSDYRGNGNISYTLSYMSQMGGWGILDYAYYQSPDPERYLRLGYPAYLSSFALINSGTAESNYGYWYPGKDNDGGASGGFEPRPWGRAWLGNKEMGRGPWWYSGEIELGFSGALRDAATVVVDDPIFGRYAYGGTIAQHGGLTEVVPHDGLRERLHILTKGQRVHLLLDRDAFAVDKTISYDDNLAHLRFTLENHATSAHPVALAFTGLPAGRYSLIVGGKRQPAQMPVDGALTLQAPIAGTQVAVELVRSEK; translated from the coding sequence ATGAGCAGGTCTTGTTTCTTTCGGCTGTGCGCGTTCTTGGCGGTTCCCCTTTGTGCCCTCGGACAGTCGCCTTCGGCCTCTCCGTTCCAGCTGAAGTACACGGCGAACGGGATCTCTAGCCTGCAGAAGGTGCAGGACAAATATGCCACCGACTATATCCAGTCGGGCCATGCGTTGGGTGATGTCTCCATTCGCTATCGTGCGGAGGGCACGGACGCATGGAGCGAGGTCTCCGCGGCGAGCCGCCACGGAAATACCGGACCTTACACCATCAGCCGGTTGCAGCCGACGCTGGCCGGTGGAGCGCATGTTTCCGCTTCGGTGCGTGGCCCGGGTGCGCGTGTGCTCAGTGCCGCGTTTGAGCCTTCGACCTCGCACGATATCGGTGCGGCACGCTTTACGTGGGCGGAGAAGAAGGGAACCACGGAGTGGGTCGAGTACGACTTCGATCAGCCGGAGCCGGTGCACTCCGCAGAGGTCTTCTGGGCAGCCGATGCGGGGCGGCGTATGAATACGAAGCTTCCCGTGTCGTGGAAGGTGCTCTACAAGGTTGGTGACGACTGGAAAGAAGTCTCGCAGGCGAAGCAATCGCCAATCGCTGTCGACACGTTCAACCAGACCACGTTTCAGCCGGTGAGCACGACGGGTATTCGTCTCGAGGTGCAGCTTGCAGTGGATGCTACGGCAGGCATCCTGCAGTGGCGGCTGAATGGCGAGCCTGCGCGGATGGTTGTGCCGGTGGATGATCTTCAGGCCTCGGAGACCTTTGAGCCGGTGGGGGATGCGCTGGTGTGGAGCATTACCGTGCGGAATCCGACGGACCGGGCTGTTGAGATTGGCGATCTCTCGATCGGGCTTCCGATGAACCGTCATTATGTCGGAGACAAGACGGAGACTTATACGAAGCGAGTGATTCAGCATGGGTCGATTGCTGGCGATGGTTCGTACATCTACTGGATGCGCACCAATGCAGAGGGTCCGTATCTCGTGATGACGCCGGCGTCCGGCACCTCGCTTGAGTACTTTGAGGAAGTCCCCACAACACGGATCTACAACGCCTATATCCACGCTGCCGCGAGCATGACTGACCTGAAGGCGAAGGGCGGCAACTGGCGATTGCCTGCGACACATCTCGTCCTCGCCGCGAAGGGCAAGGCAGGAGACAGCAAGACGTACAGCTTCCGCTTTCGCTGGGCGCCGGACTACGACGGCGTCCGCGAGGTGCTGTACCAGGAGAAGCTGTTCGATGTCGCCGTCGTTCCGGGGATGACGGTTCCGACGGACCTCGATGCGGAGTTCTCTCTGCATACTCGCAACACAGGTCTGAAGATTGAAGCGGAGCATCCGGAGAAGACGCAGATTACGGCGCTGGGCGAACGTGGCAAGGACATTCGCGTCTACAAGGTCCACTTCGGCAAGCTCGGCGAAAACATGCTGCGCGTGAACTACGGCAACGGTCAATACATGGCGCTGGAGTTTTTCGCGACTGAGCCCATCGAGACGCTCTTCAAGAAGCGCGCCGCGTTTGTTGTATCGCATGAGCAGCACACCGATACGAGCAAGTGGTACTACGGGCTCTTCTCTCAGTGGGACATGAAGGACCACAAGCTGCGCAGCCCTGATGATCTCGATGGCCTGCAATCGTATGCTGTCGCTTCGGACGACACAGCTTTGGGGAAGTCTGCCTTCATCGCGCAGAAGAACATTGTGTATCCGTCGCAGAAAGAGATCTCCGCGGTGGAGGACTACATCAGCAAGTATGTCTGGGGTGGCCTGCAGGAGACCACGACGGAGAAATACCCTTACGCCATCTATGGAATCCCCAACTGGAAGGTGTTGCGCGACAGCCCCGACCCCGGCACGAAGGGCCAGCAACATGTGTGGCGCATCTACGATTACCCCCACGTCGTTCTCATGTACTACAACATGTATCGCGTCGCGAAGCTGTATCCCGAGACGACGAAGTACCTCGACTCCAAGGGCTATCTCGAACGCGCGTTCGGAACCGCCAAGGCTTTCTTTACCGTGCCGATGGAGGTCATCAAGTGGTCGCCCTACGATACCGGCACCTACAACGAAATCGTGATCCCCGATCTCATCGACGCCCTCGACCAGGAAGGCCAGCATGAAGAGGCCGCTTACCTTCGCGGCGAGTGGGAGAAGAAGGTCAAGTTCTTTATCAATGACCATCCGTATCTCTACGGCTCCGAGTACCCCTATGACACCACCGGCTTTGAGTCCACGGCCGCGATGGCGAAGTATGCGATGGCCCGCGTCCAGCCGCCGAATGCCGCTCCACAAGCTGCCACCCTTCCGGGACAGGCAGCCTTCGCCAGGGAGGTGAAGTATGACGACGCCAAGCAGTTTCTTGACGGCCAGTTTGCGCTTAACGTTGCAAGCCGTGGATGGTTGGAGACGGCGTATTACGACATGGGCAGCGACTATCGTGGAAACGGAAATATCTCCTATACGTTGAGCTACATGTCGCAGATGGGCGGATGGGGCATTCTCGACTACGCCTACTACCAGTCGCCCGATCCGGAGAGATATCTGCGCCTCGGCTATCCCGCCTATCTCAGTTCGTTTGCGCTCATCAATTCGGGAACCGCGGAATCGAACTACGGCTACTGGTATCCCGGCAAGGACAACGACGGCGGCGCCAGTGGCGGCTTCGAACCTCGTCCGTGGGGACGCGCCTGGCTGGGCAATAAGGAGATGGGGCGCGGGCCGTGGTGGTATTCGGGCGAGATCGAACTCGGGTTCAGCGGCGCTCTGCGTGATGCCGCGACGGTCGTCGTCGATGATCCGATCTTTGGACGCTATGCGTACGGCGGCACCATCGCGCAGCACGGAGGCTTGACGGAGGTCGTTCCGCACGATGGTCTGCGCGAGCGCCTTCACATCCTCACGAAGGGGCAGCGCGTGCATCTGCTTCTCGACCGCGATGCCTTTGCTGTGGACAAGACGATCTCTTACGACGACAATCTCGCGCATCTGCGCTTCACGCTCGAAAATCACGCAACGTCTGCGCATCCTGTCGCGCTCGCGTTCACGGGTCTTCCGGCGGGGAGATACAGCCTGATCGTCGGGGGTAAACGTCAACCGGCGCAGATGCCAGTGGATGGTGCTCTGACGCTTCAGGCTCCAATCGCAGGCACCCAGGTTGCGGTCGAACTCGTCCGCTCAGAGAAGTAA
- a CDS encoding family 43 glycosylhydrolase translates to MTPFIRRVAAAAFLATSAAALAQAPQPTVIHSAGNPILSDGSYYSADPAPIVVRDTLYILAGRDEAAPNVNNFVMNEWQLFAAKNVASKTWRHYPAILRPETVFAWSKPGHAYAGQIIQGPDKRFYLYAPVQEGKREHTDPFVIGVAVSDSVLGPWKDAHPSGPIVSQSVPEPNKIQNIDPTVWVDADGRVYLYWGTFGRLRGMELEKDMVTPKGKEITVDTLTGFFEAAWLFRRKDTYYMVYADNKAGPDSPCTPANYHACIAYGTAPTPLGPWTYQGVILDPVSSTTSHPGVIEFKKKWYLIYHTADAKGGGHFRRSVAIDTVKWDDSVSPARMLKVQQTHEPQPPAEPSRNLASAALASASNEPIPVQYWIKALNDGIVRPNPLPPDMWGSWTPHNPSSQWIQYEWSKPVTLDGSRIQFWSDHRAGAHEGVAPPAAWHLEYRGGDGWHPVANASGYPTTVGEFVDVKFDPITTRCLRAVFDASGDGQQYAAVAVQEWETLGPKVVSLTSLPKPPSASDPNSGCSAAPATHP, encoded by the coding sequence GTGACTCCCTTTATCCGTCGTGTTGCCGCCGCTGCTTTTCTCGCAACCTCCGCCGCAGCCCTGGCCCAAGCTCCGCAGCCGACGGTCATCCACAGCGCGGGAAACCCGATCCTCTCCGATGGCTCTTACTACTCCGCCGATCCCGCGCCAATCGTGGTCAGAGACACGCTGTATATCCTCGCGGGACGCGACGAAGCAGCGCCCAACGTGAACAACTTCGTCATGAACGAATGGCAGCTCTTCGCGGCCAAAAACGTCGCCTCCAAGACCTGGCGGCACTATCCCGCGATCCTTCGGCCGGAGACCGTCTTCGCCTGGTCCAAGCCTGGCCATGCCTACGCCGGACAGATCATCCAGGGGCCCGACAAGCGCTTCTACCTCTACGCCCCGGTTCAGGAAGGAAAGCGCGAACACACCGACCCCTTCGTCATCGGCGTTGCCGTCTCCGACAGCGTGCTCGGCCCCTGGAAGGACGCGCATCCGAGCGGCCCCATCGTCTCGCAGTCCGTGCCCGAGCCCAACAAGATACAGAACATCGATCCAACAGTGTGGGTCGATGCCGATGGCCGCGTCTATCTCTACTGGGGCACATTCGGCCGTCTCCGCGGCATGGAGCTCGAGAAAGATATGGTGACGCCAAAAGGCAAGGAGATCACCGTCGATACGCTCACCGGGTTCTTCGAAGCCGCCTGGCTCTTCCGTCGCAAGGACACGTACTACATGGTCTATGCCGACAACAAAGCCGGCCCGGATTCGCCCTGCACGCCCGCGAATTATCATGCCTGCATCGCCTACGGCACCGCGCCAACCCCGCTCGGGCCGTGGACGTATCAGGGCGTCATCCTCGATCCCGTCTCTTCCACGACCTCGCATCCGGGTGTCATCGAGTTCAAGAAGAAGTGGTACCTCATCTATCACACGGCCGACGCCAAGGGAGGCGGCCACTTCCGGCGCAGCGTGGCGATCGACACGGTGAAGTGGGACGACAGCGTCTCACCGGCCCGCATGTTGAAGGTGCAGCAGACGCACGAACCGCAGCCGCCAGCAGAGCCCAGCCGCAATCTTGCCTCGGCCGCACTGGCCTCCGCCTCCAACGAACCCATCCCGGTGCAGTACTGGATCAAGGCGCTCAACGACGGCATCGTTCGCCCAAACCCCTTGCCTCCGGATATGTGGGGCAGCTGGACCCCACACAATCCTTCCAGCCAGTGGATTCAATATGAGTGGAGCAAACCCGTCACCCTCGACGGCTCGCGGATTCAGTTCTGGAGCGACCACCGTGCAGGTGCCCACGAGGGTGTTGCACCGCCGGCCGCGTGGCACCTCGAGTATCGCGGCGGAGACGGCTGGCATCCCGTAGCCAATGCGAGCGGCTATCCAACGACCGTCGGCGAGTTCGTCGACGTGAAGTTCGATCCCATCACCACGCGCTGCCTTCGCGCCGTGTTCGATGCCTCGGGCGACGGCCAGCAGTACGCCGCAGTCGCCGTCCAGGAGTGGGAGACACTCGGACCGAAGGTGGTTTCCCTCACCTCGCTGCCGAAACCTCCGTCCGCCAGCGACCCCAATTCGGGCTGTTCGGCAGCTCCAGCAACCCACCCATAA
- a CDS encoding APC family permease: MQQIDTDLQLIHDGETGVSPTEFRKALGLFDSVMIVAGIMVGSGIFIVSAEISRQVGSAGWLLVAWVITGILTVFGALSYGELAAMMPTAGGMYVYLREAFSPLLGFLYGWTLLTVIQTGSIAAVAIAFARFSGVMFPSISETHYFIPPVRVLPGYAFSLSSAQAVALAVILLTCFINTRGVTWGKLVQNIFTVAKLAGMVVLLGLGAYAFVRNPSVFHLNFADAWHPKHISLIHTIDATTGFGLLVALCVSQTGSLFSADSWHDITFVAGEVRNPKRNLPLALGLGTSMVIALYLLCNLCYLAVLPISAIQTAPGDRVATLVVDTVLPGIGKLAMGCLIMVSTFGTVNALTLAGGRACYAMAQDGLFFRRAGKLNEARVPGWALAIQCFWALLLVLPRTYDAATQTYGNLYSNLLDYVISAALIFYILTVIGLFRLRSTRPDAPRPYRCWGYPWLPALYITGSSVVLVILFIYRTSTTWPGLLIVLSGVPVYLFLRKGKLQADLVAAQNTSG, from the coding sequence ATGCAGCAGATCGATACAGACTTGCAGCTCATTCATGACGGGGAGACCGGCGTATCCCCTACCGAGTTTCGCAAGGCGCTGGGTCTCTTCGACTCCGTGATGATCGTTGCCGGCATCATGGTCGGCTCCGGCATCTTCATCGTCAGCGCGGAGATCTCCCGGCAGGTCGGCTCGGCCGGCTGGCTTCTCGTCGCCTGGGTCATCACCGGCATCCTCACCGTCTTCGGCGCGCTCAGTTACGGAGAGCTCGCCGCGATGATGCCCACCGCCGGCGGCATGTATGTCTATCTTCGCGAGGCCTTCTCGCCGCTGCTCGGCTTCCTCTATGGCTGGACGCTCCTGACCGTCATCCAGACCGGCTCTATCGCCGCCGTCGCCATCGCCTTCGCCCGCTTCAGCGGCGTGATGTTCCCCTCGATCAGCGAGACCCACTACTTCATCCCGCCCGTCCGCGTCCTTCCCGGCTATGCGTTCTCGCTCTCCTCCGCACAGGCGGTCGCACTCGCCGTCATCCTGCTCACCTGCTTCATCAACACGCGCGGCGTCACCTGGGGCAAGCTGGTCCAGAACATCTTCACCGTTGCAAAGCTCGCGGGCATGGTCGTGCTCCTCGGCCTGGGCGCGTATGCCTTCGTGCGCAACCCGTCTGTCTTCCACCTGAACTTCGCCGACGCCTGGCATCCCAAGCACATCTCGCTCATCCACACGATCGACGCCACCACCGGCTTCGGTCTTCTCGTCGCGCTCTGCGTCTCACAGACCGGCTCACTCTTCTCCGCGGACTCCTGGCACGACATCACGTTTGTCGCCGGTGAGGTCCGCAACCCCAAGCGCAATCTGCCGTTGGCGCTCGGCCTCGGCACCTCGATGGTGATCGCGCTCTACCTGCTCTGCAATCTTTGCTACCTCGCCGTGCTGCCCATCAGTGCCATCCAAACGGCCCCCGGCGATCGCGTTGCAACCCTGGTCGTCGATACCGTGCTGCCCGGCATCGGCAAGCTGGCTATGGGCTGCCTCATCATGGTCTCCACCTTCGGCACGGTGAACGCGCTCACCCTCGCGGGAGGGCGCGCCTGTTACGCGATGGCGCAGGATGGGCTCTTCTTCCGCCGCGCGGGCAAGCTCAATGAAGCCCGTGTCCCCGGCTGGGCACTCGCGATCCAATGTTTCTGGGCGCTGCTGCTGGTTCTTCCGCGCACCTACGATGCCGCCACCCAGACCTACGGCAATCTCTACAGCAATCTTCTCGACTACGTGATCTCTGCCGCCCTCATCTTCTACATCCTCACGGTGATCGGCCTGTTTCGCCTTCGCTCCACGCGGCCCGATGCGCCCAGACCCTATCGTTGCTGGGGTTATCCCTGGCTGCCGGCGCTCTACATCACCGGCTCCTCCGTCGTCCTGGTCATACTCTTCATTTATCGGACATCGACTACCTGGCCCGGCCTGCTCATCGTCCTGAGCGGAGTTCCGGTGTATCTGTTCTTACGCAAAGGCAAATTGCAGGCAGACCTGGTGGCAGCCCAGAACACTTCTGGGTAA
- a CDS encoding ribulokinase, translated as MAIVAGVDFGTLSVRVTLLDSERGRLGTSSANYPLHRRREDPDFATQSHHDQMQALAAATRQVLAETGVAGANVVGLALDTTGSSVIPVDAQLQPLDEYMLWCDHRAHKEAQLITEMAHAQNLEAIAWCGGVYSYEWGFAKLLYWLRNNPGKRAYFATALEHCDMVAATLIGITDPAEVPRSICAMGHKWMWNPRWGGLPSQAFLSSLDPLFDGIREKLQGKYATSDAIAGTLSKHWAEQMGLRAGIPIPVGAFDAHWDAIGAGCKEGDVVNVVGTSTCIIAMASHTNLIPGVCGVVPGSVHPAFTGIEAGLSATGDIFEAIARRAGTDVRTLSQGLEEYAPAQTGLLRLSWDNGDRTVLVNSELGGMTLGWNLLHSAQDELFAAIEGTAFHTRIILERMAEHGVAVERVINAGGIPQNNSVLNQVYANVLGKPVLVPDGIPTSLGSGIVAMVASGIYPSIEAAQEALCLPFKTYRPQPEAVARYDELFTHYRNLYFAFGEKKATPASFGEVLPTLRRIATEARTSSAT; from the coding sequence ATGGCCATCGTCGCCGGAGTAGATTTTGGAACGCTCAGCGTGCGAGTCACCTTGCTCGACAGCGAGCGGGGACGGCTCGGAACATCCTCCGCAAACTACCCTCTGCATCGCCGCAGAGAAGATCCGGACTTCGCCACCCAGTCTCACCACGATCAGATGCAGGCCCTGGCCGCAGCCACACGACAGGTGCTGGCCGAAACGGGAGTCGCCGGCGCGAACGTCGTGGGTCTGGCCCTCGACACGACCGGATCGAGCGTCATCCCCGTCGATGCCCAGCTCCAGCCGCTCGATGAGTACATGCTCTGGTGCGACCATCGCGCCCACAAGGAAGCCCAGCTCATCACCGAGATGGCGCACGCCCAGAACCTCGAAGCCATTGCATGGTGCGGCGGCGTCTACTCGTACGAGTGGGGCTTTGCCAAGCTGCTCTACTGGCTTCGCAACAATCCCGGCAAGCGCGCGTACTTCGCCACCGCCCTGGAGCACTGCGACATGGTCGCCGCCACGCTGATCGGCATCACCGATCCGGCCGAGGTGCCGCGCAGCATCTGCGCCATGGGGCACAAGTGGATGTGGAATCCGCGCTGGGGTGGTCTGCCCTCGCAGGCATTCCTCTCCAGCCTCGATCCTCTCTTCGACGGCATTCGCGAAAAGCTTCAGGGCAAGTACGCAACGTCCGATGCCATCGCCGGCACGCTCAGCAAACACTGGGCCGAGCAGATGGGGCTTCGCGCCGGCATTCCTATTCCCGTCGGTGCCTTCGACGCGCACTGGGACGCGATCGGTGCCGGCTGCAAAGAAGGCGATGTCGTCAACGTCGTCGGCACGTCGACGTGCATCATCGCGATGGCCTCGCATACGAACCTGATTCCCGGCGTGTGCGGTGTGGTACCGGGCAGCGTGCATCCGGCCTTCACGGGAATAGAAGCCGGTCTCTCTGCTACCGGGGACATCTTCGAAGCCATCGCGCGCCGCGCAGGCACCGATGTCCGCACGCTTTCGCAGGGCCTTGAAGAATATGCCCCCGCGCAGACAGGGCTGCTGCGCCTGAGTTGGGATAACGGGGATCGCACCGTGCTGGTCAACTCGGAACTGGGTGGGATGACCCTCGGCTGGAACCTGCTGCACTCGGCTCAGGACGAACTCTTCGCCGCCATCGAAGGCACCGCCTTCCACACGCGCATCATCCTCGAGCGTATGGCCGAGCACGGCGTTGCCGTCGAGCGCGTGATCAATGCGGGCGGCATTCCGCAGAACAACAGCGTCCTGAACCAGGTATATGCCAACGTGCTCGGCAAGCCTGTGCTGGTGCCGGATGGAATCCCCACCAGCCTGGGCTCGGGAATCGTCGCCATGGTGGCATCGGGAATCTATCCGTCCATCGAGGCCGCGCAAGAAGCGTTATGCCTTCCCTTCAAAACCTACCGGCCGCAGCCCGAAGCCGTTGCGCGTTACGACGAACTCTTTACTCACTATCGCAATCTGTACTTCGCCTTCGGGGAAAAGAAAGCCACTCCCGCATCGTTCGGGGAGGTTCTTCCAACCCTTCGCAGGATCGCCACCGAGGCACGCACGTCCTCCGCCACCTAA